The Blastomonas sp. SL216 DNA window GTCATTCAGGAATAGCAGCCTATCTTGATCATGGTTTACCGCTGCAAAGGCTTTGTGATGAACGACGATCAGGATCCCGGCTCCAACCAGAATGGCTGGATGAAGAACATGCTCATCTGGGCAGGGGTCATTATCGGCCTGCTCGTGGTGGTATCGCTCATTGATACGCGCGGGTCCGCAGATCGCGGCAGCTCGATCAGCTATTCGACCTTCCGTGACCGCGTTGCCGATGGCCAGGTGAAGAACGTGGTCATTTCTTCGGATCGCGTCTCGGGCACCTATGTCAACGATGAGGCCTTCTCCGCCGTGCGCGTCGAGAATGACCCGACCCTCATTCCGCTGCTCGAAGAAAAGGGCGTCGATTACAGCGGCAAGGCGATCGAACAGCCCAGCCTGCTGGTCGCGATCCTGTTCCAGTCGCTGCCGTTCATCCTGATCATCGCCATCGCGTTTTTCGTCCTTCGCCAGGTGCAGAAGGGTGGCGGCGCCAGCGGTGCGATGGGCTTTGGCAAGTCCAAGGCCAAGCTGCTCACCGAAAAGGCGGGCAAGGTGACCTTTTCCGACGTCGCCGGCATCGACGAGGCGCGCGAGGAGCTGCAGGAGATCGTCGAGTTCCTGCGTGATCCCAGCAAGTTTGCCCGTCTAGGGGGACAGATCCCCAAGGGCGCGCTGCTGGTCGGCTCGCCCGGCACCGGCAAGACGCTGCTCGCTCGCGCCATCGCGGGTGAGGCAGGCGTGCCCTTCTTCACCATTTCGGGTTCGGATTTCGTCGAAATGTTCGTCGGCGTTGGTGCAAGCCGCGTGCGCGACATGTTCGAACAGGCCAAGAAGAACGCACCGTGCATCGTCTTCATCGACGAAATCGATGCGGTCGGTCGCCATCGTGGCTCGGGCCTCGGCAATTCGAATGACGAGCGCGAGCAGACGCTGAACCAGCTTCTGGTCGAGATGGACGGCTTCGAGGCCAATGAGGGCATCATCATCATCGCGGCGACCAACCGTCCCGATGTGCTTGACCCCGCGCTGCTGCGTCCGGGCCGTTTCGATCGCCAGGTCGTGGTGCCGGTTCCCGATATCGAGGGCCGCGAAAAGATCCTGCAGGTGCACATGAAGAAGGTGCCGCTGGCGCCCGACGTCAATGCTCGCACCATTGCGCGCGGAACCCCCGGCTTCTCGGGTGCGGACCTCGCCAACCTGGTCAACGAGGCCGCTCTGCTCGCTGCGCGTCGCGGCAAGCGGCTGGTCGCGATGAGCGAGTTCGAGGCAGCCAAGGACAAGGTCATGATGGGCGCCGAGCGCAAGTCCATGGTGATGACCGAGGACGAAAAGCGCATGACCGCCTATCACGAGGCTGGACACGCCA harbors:
- the ftsH gene encoding ATP-dependent zinc metalloprotease FtsH, with amino-acid sequence MNDDQDPGSNQNGWMKNMLIWAGVIIGLLVVVSLIDTRGSADRGSSISYSTFRDRVADGQVKNVVISSDRVSGTYVNDEAFSAVRVENDPTLIPLLEEKGVDYSGKAIEQPSLLVAILFQSLPFILIIAIAFFVLRQVQKGGGASGAMGFGKSKAKLLTEKAGKVTFSDVAGIDEAREELQEIVEFLRDPSKFARLGGQIPKGALLVGSPGTGKTLLARAIAGEAGVPFFTISGSDFVEMFVGVGASRVRDMFEQAKKNAPCIVFIDEIDAVGRHRGSGLGNSNDEREQTLNQLLVEMDGFEANEGIIIIAATNRPDVLDPALLRPGRFDRQVVVPVPDIEGREKILQVHMKKVPLAPDVNARTIARGTPGFSGADLANLVNEAALLAARRGKRLVAMSEFEAAKDKVMMGAERKSMVMTEDEKRMTAYHEAGHAIVAVHEPASDPIHKATIIPRGRALGMVMRLPERDVYSYHRDKMYANLAVSMGGRVAEEVIFGYDKVSSGASGDIQYATKLARDMVTKWGMSDELGPLQYEEQSEGYLGYGQSQRLMMSDETARKIDAEIRKVVDQGYDRAKQVLSDHVDQLHTLALALLEYETLSGEEIQQLIDTGKLDRPDGTTTKPDVAPGIGAVIPRAGKRKGPFHDPKPQGA